The Komagataeibacter sp. FNDCR2 nucleotide sequence TGCCTGTTCGCGCTATGCGCGGGCAACATGGTCGCGATCCTGCTGGTCATCAGCCTCATGGGCGGCATTATCGCGCTGCTGCCCGCGTTGCAGACACGGCTTATGGATGTCACGCCGCAGGCGCAGGTCCTGGCCGCCACCCTCAACCATTCCGCCGTCAACATCGCCAACGCCTTCGGCGCGTGGCTGGGCGGGGCGGTGATCGCCGCCGGTTATGGCGCGCAATCCGTGGGCTGGGCGGGCGCGGGCCTGTCCATCGGGGGGCTGGCGGTGTTTGCCGCCGGCCTGCTGGCGCAGCGCATGGAGGGCCGCCGCGTTCCGGCGTGATGGTGATGGCCGGGGCGCGGGTCAGTCGGCGCTGGCGGCTTCGAGTTCCGTTTCGGCTTCCAGCCAGTCTTCCTCCGCCCGGTCATGTTCGCGCGCGATGGCGGCAAGGCGGGTATTGAGTGCTGTGACTTCCTCCGCCTTGCCGCTTTCATACAGTTTCGGGTCGGCCAGCCTTGTCTCCAGCTTCGTGCGTTCCGCCACCAGCCGCGCCATGAGCTGTTCGGCGTCGCGGATGCGCCTGCGCAGGGGGGCCACGGCCTTGCGGGCCTCGGCGCGTTCGCGGCGGTCGTCACGTTTGGGGGCCGCCGCCGGGCGCGAGGCGTCATTGCCCGAGGCCGCGCGCGCGCGTTCACCCAGCCATACGCGGTACTCCGCCATGTCGCCATCGAACGTGCGGACCGTGCCGTCGCCCACCAGCCACAGCCGGTCCGCCACCAGTTCGACCAGATGCGGGTCATGGCTGATCAGCAGGACCGCGCCCTCGAACGCCGCCAGTGCGCGGATCAGTGCATCGCGCGCGTCAAGGTCGAGGTGGTTGGTCGGTTCATCCAGGATCAGCAGGTGCGGGGCGTCGCGCGTGGCCAGCGCCAGCAGCAGGCGGGCCTTTTCCCCGCCCGACAGGTCGCGCGTGACCGTCTCGGCCCGTTCCGCGTCCAGCCCGAAGCGGGCGAGCTGCGCGCGCACCATGGGCGGCGTGGCGTCGGGCAGGGCGCGGGCCATATGGTCAACGGGGGATTCGTCGGGGCGCAGTTCCTCGGCCTGATGCTGGGCGAAATACCCCACCTTCAGCTTCGGGCTGTGCTGGATGGTGCCTGACTGTGGCGCAAGCCTGCCCGCCACCAGCTTGGCGAAGGTGGATTTGCCGTTGCCATTGGCGCCCAGCAGGGCGATCCGGTCTTCCATGTCGATGCGCAGCGACAGGTTGGACAGGATGGTATGCGCGCCATACCCGGCGCTGACCCGCTCCATGGTCAGCATGGGCGGCGGCAGGGCGGAAGGTTCGGGAAAGGAGAACTGGCTGGGCGCGTCTTCCACCACGCTTTCGATCTGGGGCAGTTTTTCCAGCGCCTTCAGCCGGGCCTGCGCCTGCCGGGCCTTCGTGGCCTTGGCGCGGAAACGGTCCACAAAGGACTGCATATGCGCCCGGCGGGCATTGATGCGCTCGGCCATGCGGGCCTGTTGCAGGGCCTGCTCGGTGCGGATACGCACGAATTCCTCATACCCGCCGGGGGTCAGGGTCAGCTTGCCGTGGTCGAGATGGGCAATGGCGTCCACCGCGCGGTCCAGCAGCCCCCGGTCATGACTGACGATCAGCGCGGCCCCGGCAAAGCGCGCCAGCCAGTTTTCCAGCCAGATGGTGGCTTCCAGGTCAAGGTGGTTGGTCGGCTCATCCAGCAGGAGCAGGTCGGGGTTGAGGAACAGCGCGGTGGCCAGCGCCACGCGCATGCGCCACCCGCCCGAAAAGTCGGAGACCGGGCGCGCCTGGGCCGCGGCGTCAAACCCCAGCCCGGACAGGATGGCGGCGGCGCGGGCGGGGGCGCTGTGGGCGTCTATGGCCAGCAGGCGTTCATGAATATCGGCCACGCGCGTGGGGTCGGCGCAGGTTTCGGAGTCGGCCAGCAGCGCCGTGCGCTCGACATCACCCGCCAGCACGGTGTCCAGCAGCGAGCCGTAGCCGGTGGGCGCTTCCTGCCTGATGCGGGCCATGCGCGCGCGCGCCGAAAGGTGGATGCTGCCGCCATCGGGGGCGATATCCCCCGCGATCGCGGCCAGCAAGGTCGATTTGCCCGCCCCGTTGCGGCCCACGAGGCCGATCTTGCGGCCCGGGTCAATGCTCAGGCTGGCCCCGTCAAGCAGGGTGCGGCCTGCGATGCGCAGGGTCAGATCAGATATGACAAGCAGGCTCACGGGCGGGAAACTCCGGCAATATGGGGGACATGGCTGGTTTCGTGCGGGTTGTACCTACCAGTCCGTGGCGATATGCTCTAGATGGCCCTTGTAAGGTGATGTCGGCCCGTGACCAATGCCGGACCGACAGATTTCCGAACCTGTTTGAAAGGAGCTGTCCCATGGCAGTCGAACGTACCCTCTCCATCCTGAAGCCTGATGCGACCCGCCGTAACCTGACCGGCAAGATCAATGCCGTGTTCGAGGAACATGGCCTGCGCATCGTGGCGCAGAAGCGCATCCAGCTGACCCCGGCCACCGCCGGTGCGTTCTATGAAGTGCATAAGGAACGCCCGTTCTACAACGATCTGGTGTCCTTCATGATCTCCGGCCCGGTCGTGGTGCAGGTGCTCGAAGGCGAGAACGCCGTGACGAAGAACCGCGACGTGATGGGCGCCACCGACCCCAAGAAGGCCGAGGCCCACACCATCCGCGCGAAGTTCGCTGAAAGCATCGAGGCGAATTCCGTCCACGGTTCCGACAGCCTTGAGAATGCGAAGAATGAGATCGCGTTCTTCTTCGCCGGCACCGAAATCCTGCCCTGATCCGGGCGGACTGGATGCCGGGTGGGGTCTGTGGCCCCACCTCCGGACGAAAAGCTGGCTTCGTGCCAGCTTTTTTTTATGCCGCCAGTTTTATGCCGCGCGCGGTGGGAACACCCTTTTCACACGGACAGCAGGCAGGTGGTTTCACACAGTTCGCGGGGGGCGTCAGGCGCCAGCATGCGCAGCAGGGCGGCGGGGTAGAGCCTGTGTTCCTGCCGCAATACGCGCGCGGCCAGCATATCGGGCGTGTCACCCGCCAGCACGGGTACGGCCGCCTGTCCCAGTATCGGGCCTTCATCCATGCCCTCGGTGACGAGATGCACGGTGCAGCCATGGATGCGCACCTGGCTTTCCAGCGCGCGTTCATGGGTGTGCAGCCCCGCGAAGGCAGGCAGCAGGCTGGGATGGATATTGAGCATCCGCCCCGCCCATGCGGTGGTCAGGAACGGCGTGAGCAGGCGCATGTAGCCCGCAAGGCAGACATATTCCACACCCGCCGCGCGTAGGGCCGCGTCCAGCGCGCGCTCATGGGCTTCGCGGTCCTTGCGGTAGGGGCGGTGGTCGATGGCGCGTGCCTCCAGCCCCGCCGCGCGCGCGACCTCCAGCCCCGGCGCATCGGGGTTGTTGCTCAGCACAAGGGCAATACGGGCCGGATAGTCGGGCCGCGCGCACGACTCGATCAGGGCGCGCATGTTGCTGCCACGCCCGCTGATCAGGATCGCGATCGGTTTCTTTTCCATCGGGGCCGTATCAGTCACGCAGCGCGGGCAGGCCGTCAAAGGCCAGCGTGGCCGGGCTGTCCGGGGTTTCGGCCTGCGTGATCGCGCCGATGACAAAGGCCTGCTGCCCGCGGGCGGCAAGATGGGCAAGTGCCGCCGCGCTGTCGCGCACGACCAGAACCATGCCGATGCCGCAGTTGAAGACGCGCAGCATTTCCTCGGTCGTGACATTGCCCATGCTGGCCAGCCACTGGAACACGGGCGGGATGGGCCAGCTTGCCCCATCGACCACGGCGCGCACGCCCTGTGGCAGCACGCGCGGCAGGTTGCCCGGCAGGCCGCCGCCGGTAATGTGCGCCGCCCCCATGAGCAGCCCGGCCCGGTGCAGGTCCAGAACGGGGTGAACGTAGAGTGTCGTGGGCGTCATCAGCGCCTCGCCCAGCGTCTGGCCATCGGCGAATGGGCAGGGGGCGTCCCATGCCAGCCCGCTGCGCGTGACAATGTTGCGCACAAGCGAGAAACCGTTGGAATGGACCCCGGCCGAAGGCAGGCCGATCAGCGTATCACCGGGCTGGATGGCGCCGGGCAGCAGCGCCGTGCGTTCGGCCGCCCCCACAGAGAAACCGGCCAGATCATAATGGCCGGGTGCGTACATGCCCGGCATTTCCGCCGTTTCGCCGCCCACCAGCGCGCAGCCGGATCCGGCGCAGCCTTTCGCGATGCCGCGCACCACCTTGGCCGCGTCCTCGATGGAAAGCTTGCCCGTGGCGAAATAGTCCAGGAAGAACAGCGGGGTCGCCCCCTGCACCACCAGGTCGTTCACGCACATGGCGACAAGGTCGATGCCCACCGTCTCGTGCAGCCCGCTTTCAATGGCGATCATGAGCTTGGTGCCCACCCCATCGGTGCAGGAGACCAGGATGGGGTCGCTGAACCCGGCGGCCCTGAGGTCGAACAGCGCCCCGAACCCGCCAAGCCCGCCCATGGTGCCGGGGCGGTCCGTCGCCTTCGCCGCGGGCTTGATGACCTCGACAAGCGCGTCACCCGCGGCAATGTCCACCCCGGCATCGCGGTAGGTGGCGCTTGGCGCGGTATCGGAGGGAGCGGTGGGCGGGCGTGGGGCGGACGTCATGCGGCGGGCCTTTGTGTAATCAAACTATCACTTTCCCGGACTCCCGCGGGCAGGCTATGAAAACCACAGCACGGAACCGGGATCGAACGGACTTCCGGCTTTCTTTACGTCAAGGCGGGGCAACGCACAAAGCGGTGGTTGAGCGCACGAAGCTTAAAATGGATGAAAACGCGGTTGCCGGCGCGATCGGGCAACTGGTGTTGCCGTTTGCCCACACGCCACGGTTCGCCGCCAGCGACTTCGTTTTTTCAGCCGCCAACGCGGCGGCGCGTAGCTGGCTGCTCGGCCCCACCCCATGGCCCGAGCGCAGGCTGGCGCTATGGGGGGCCGCGGGCACCGGCAAGACCCACCTGCTGGAAATATGGGCGGCCCGGCACGAGGCGCTGCTGCTGCACGGCAGCCGCCTGTCGCATGCCCATGTCGCGGCCCTGTTCACCGCGGGTGCCGGGGGCAGGCCCGTCATGGCGCTGGCGCTTGACGGGGCGGATGGCTGTGGCGATGAGCGTGCGCTCCTGCATCTGCTCAACACCGCGCGCGAACAGGGGATCGCCCTGCTTCTGGGGGGGCGCGAACCCCCGGCGCGCTGGCCCGTGGCGCTGCCTGACCTGGCCAGCCGGCTGCGGGCGACCATGGCGGTGGCCATACGCCAGCCGGGTGACGGGCTGTTGCGCGTGCTGCTGCTGCGGCTGCTGGCCGAGCGGCAGATCGTCGTGTCCCAGCCGGTGGTGGAGTGGCTGCTGCGCCGCCTGCCGCGCACCGCGCTGGCCATGCAGGAAGCCGCGCGCAGGCTGGACCATGCCGCCATGGCGGCGGGTGCGCCCGTTACGCGCGCCCTCGCCACGCAGGCGCTGGCGGACATGCTCCTGTCGGTGGACAGCATGGAGCCCGAAACATGAACGGCCGCTGAACCACGCCTGCCTTCGGCGGCTCTGGCCAAGGGGTCCACCGCTGGCCTAGAGTCGCACCCAACCAAAGAAGACCACCCCGAACGGGAGAATGAATCCATTGGCCAGAACGCCACGCCCCCCCACCGCCGCAGCACGAGCGCCGCGCCCCCGCAAGCGTGCCGCAACAGGGCGGCAGGTTGCGTTGCGCGAACCGGCCGAGCCGTTGCCCGACGCCACATCGCCCGCGCGGTTCATCAACCGCGAACTGTCATGGCTCGATTTCAACCAGCGCGTGGTGGATGAGGCCGACAACCCCCGCAACCCCCTGCTGGAACGGGTGCGTTTCCTGTCGATCAGCGCCAGCAACCTTGATGAATTCTATTCCGTGCGCATCGCGGGGCTGGTGGGGCAGGTGCGCGAGGGGCTGGTCAAGACCTCGCCCGACGGGCTGACCCCCCAGCAGCAGCTTGCCGCCGTGCGTGAGCGCACGGGGCGGCTGTTGCAGGAACAGCAGCGCATCTGGCGCGATCTCCAGCGCGAACTCGAGGCCGCGGGCATCGTGGTGTGCGATGAGGTCTCCTTCACCCCCGAGGAACAGGCCTGGCTGGAAAACTGCTTCATGGAGCGCGTGTTTCCCGTTCTGACGCCGCTGGCCATCGATCCCGCGCATCCGCTGCCGTTCATTCCCAACATGGGCATCGCGCAGGCGCTGCGGCTCATGAACGCCACAAGCGGGCAGTTCGTGATGGAGGCCCTGATCCTGCTGCCCGCGCGGATCGAACGCTTCATCCGGCTGCCCGCCGCCCTGTCCCCACCGGGGGTGACGCGCTTCATCCTGCTCGAGCGGCTGATTGTCATGTGCATTGACCGGCTGTTCCCCGGCCTTGTGGCGGGGGAATGGGGGGTGATGCGCGTGGTGCGCGATACGGATGTGGAATTCGAGGATGAGGCCGAGGACCTGGTCCGCTCCTACGAATCGGCCCTCAAGCGCCGCAGGCGCGGCGTGGTGATCCATCTCGACATCGAATCCCGCATGCCCGAGGATCTGGCCCGCTCCATGGCGGATGACCTGGCCCCGCCACCCGATGAGGTTTTTGTCCAGTCCGGGCTGATCGGGGTGGTCGATCTCAAGCAGCTTATCGTCGATGACCGGCCCGACCTGCTGTTCCCCGCCTATACCCCGCGCTTTCCCGAACGGATCGTCGATTGCGGGGGGGACTGCTTCGCCGCCATCCGCGCGCGCGACATGATCGTCCACCACCCGTTTGAAAGCTTTGACGTGGTGGTGCAGTTCCTGCGGCAGGCGGCACTTGACCCCGCCGTGGTGGCGATCAAGCAGACGCTGTACCGCACATCGCGCGACAGCCCCATCGTCAAGGCGCTGATCGAGGCGGCCGAGGCGGGCAAGGCCGTGACCGCCATGGTCGAGCTGCGCGCCCGCTTTGACGAGGAGGCGAACATCCGCCTGGCCCGCGTGCTCGAAGCGGCCGGGGTGCAGGTGGTCTTCGGTTTTTCCGACCTCAAGACCCATGCCAAGCTCAGCCTCGTGGTGCGGCGTGAAGGGACGACCCTGCGTTCCTACGCCCATTTTGGCACGGGCAACTACCACCCCATTACGGCGCGGATCTATACGGATCTATCGTTTTTCACCTGCAACCCGGAACTGGCGCGCGATTCGGCGCGGCTGTTCAATTACATGACCGGCTACGCCATGCCCGCCCGAATGGAGGCGATCGCGTTTTCGCCCGTCACCATCCGCCGCACGCTGGAAGACCTGATCGCGGGCGAGATCGCGCACGCGCAGGCGGGCCGGCCGGGGCAGATATGGCTCAAGATGAACTCGCTGGTCGATCCCGACCTGATCGACCGGCTTTACGCCGCGTCGTGCGCGGGGGTGCGGGTGACGGCGGTGGTGCGCGGCATCTGCTGCCTGCGGCCCGGTGTTCCGGGCCTGTCGGAGAACATCAAGGTCAAGTCGATTGTCGGGCGCTTTCTGGAACACGCCCGTATCTATGCCTTTGGCGACGGGCACCGTCTTCCGTCCAAGCAGGCGAAACTGTACATCTCCTCGGCGGACTGGATGCAGCGCAACATGGACTGGCGGGTGGAAAGCATGGTGCCCATGCTCGACCCGCAGGTGCATGCCCGTGTGCTGGACCAGATCATGATGATTGACCTCAAGGACAACCTTCAGTCATGGATTCTACAACGTAACGGTGTCTGGCGGCGACTGGAGCCGGGGCGGAGGCCGTTTTCATCGCATGAATATTTCATGGAGCATCCGGGCTACCCGGGGCGTGGTGCGAGCGGGGGGGAAGCGCCCATACGGGTCAGTGCGTCCCAGCCCTGGCATGCGGAACCGATCATTGAGGACTGAGGATTACAGCATGGATGCGCGGGCGGGTAACATATGGGGCTGGATGTGACAGGTTCTGGCGGGTTCCGCCGCTCGGCGGTGATAGATTTAGGCTCCAATTCCGTCCGCCTTGTGGTGTTTGACGGCATTTCGCGTAATCCGATGCCCATCTTTAATGAAAAAGTGGTCCTGCGCCTTGGCCGCGGGCTGAACGCGACGGGCCACCTGAACGAGGAAGCCGTGCCGCTGGCCATGGAGGTCATGGCCCGCTTCAACGCCATCGCGCGCGGGATGGAGGCAAGCCCGTTCGAGGTGCTGGCCACCGCCGCCGTGCGCGACGCCACCAATGGCCCGGAATTCGTGGCGGGCCTGAAATCACGCCTGCCCGGCGTGCCGATCCGTATCCTGAGCGGGGAGGAGGAAGCGGATTATTCCGCCACCGGCGTGCTGTGCGGCATACCGGACGCCAACGGGCTGGTGGCGGATATCGGCGGTGGTTCGCTGGAACTGATCCGGCTGGAAAACGGACGCAAGCTCAACGCCTGCACCCTGCCGCTGGGGGTGATCCGGCTCAATGAGCGCGCGGGCGGCGATCTGGCCCGCGCGCGCGCGCTGACGGATGAGGACCTGGCCCGCGTGGGCTGGCTGGACGATGTGCGCGGGCAGGATCTCTATCTGGTGGGGGGCGCGTTCCGTGCGCTGGCGCGCATGCAGATCGTGCGCACGGGCTATCCGCTCAATATCGTGCATCTGTACCGGCTCAACCCCGATACCGCGCGCGAAATGGCGGACTGGATCGTGGGCGCGGGCAAGCGTTCGCTCGAGCGTCTGCCCGGCGTGCCGCGCAAGCGGCTGGAAGATGCGCCTTTCGCCGCCACCGTGCTGCGCCGGCTCATGCGGCGCACGCAGTCGGTGGGGCTGGTCTTCTGTGTCGATGGCCTGCGTGAGGGATGGTACATGCGCAACGTCGCCGCCAGCGTGGCGGGCAACGACGCGCAGGAAGCGGTCGCGCGTGAAATGTGCGGCATGCTGGGGCGCAGCATGACCCTGCCGGTGCGGCTGGCGGACTGGACGGCCCCCCTTTTCCCCGATGAGGGGCAGGTCGCCCGGCAGTTGCGCGCCGTGGCGTGCTGGCTGTCGGATGTCGGCGCGCATGACCACCCGGAATACCGGGCCGAACAGACCTACCTGCGTATCCTGCGCATGCAGGGGGTGGGCTTTACCCATCAGGCGCGGGCCTTCCTGTCGCTTACGCTTGCGGTGCGGTATGGGGCCGACCTGTCGGTGGCCTATCTCCAGCCCTCCCGGCAACTGCTCGATCAGGTACAGTTCGCGCGCGCCGTGGCGTTGGGGCAGGCCCTGCGGCTGGCCTATACCGTAAGCGGCGGGACCGAGGCGCTGCTGGATGGCACGCGGCTGGAATGTGAGGGCGGCACCGTCTCGCTTCATTTCGCGCCGGGGCGCGATGTCGTGCAGGGGGAAAGCGTGCGCCGCAGGCTGGAACGCCTGGGCGGCGCGCTGGGCATGGCCGTCAGGATCCGTGATCACTGAACGGACCGGGACTGGCGAAGCATAAATGGGCATACGGCATGGACATATGCGTGATCTGCTCCTGATCCGTGGCGGCACGGTCGTCACGGGGCAGGCCAGCCTGTGCGTGGATGTACTGTGTGGCGGGGTGGGAGAGATTCTGGCGGTCGGACCGGATCTTGAAACGCCCGTGGGCTGCACGGTCATCGATGCTGGCGGCCTGCTGGTCATGCCCGGCGGCGTGGACCCGCTGACCGGTATCGGGGCGGATGCGGCAGGCTTCACCCGCAGCGCCGAGGCGCTGGCGGGCGGCACGACCACCCTTCTCGATGTCATGCGGCCCGGGGGCGACCTGGCCACGGCGTGGCGCGACTGGTGGCACGCGGCCCGGCAGGCCCATACGGATGTGGGGCTGCACATGCTGCTGCCCGATGCCTCGGCGCCCGTCCTTCACGCCATGGGGGGGCTGGTGGCGCGGCATGGTGTCAATTCCTTTCGCCTGTCCATGGCGGCGGGACTGGAGGATGGCGCGATCCTGCGGATTGTCGGCCACGCCGCCGAACTGGGCGCCCTGTGCGTGATCGAGGCCCAGAACGCGCAGGCCATGGCGTGCCTGCGCGCGGAACTGGAGCAGGCCGGAATTACAGGGGGGGAAGCCTGCCTGTTCGCCGCCCCCCCACCCGTGGAGGCCGAAGCGACGAACCGCGCCATCATGCTGGCGGGATTGCGCGGCGCGCCGGTGCAGGTCGGCCCGGTTTCCACCAGCGGCGCGGTGGCCGCCCTTGCCGCCGCCCGCCTGCGCGGCCAGCGTGTGGACGGGCATGTGCTCGCCGCGCATCTGGTGCTGGATGAAGCCGTGTACGACCCCGATGGCGACGCCCATGACCCCTACATCACCGTGCCGCCATTTCGTGACGGCAGCCACCGCCATGCGCTGTGGGGGGCGCTGGTTTCGGGTAATCTGGGCATGGTCGCCAGCGGTTTTTCCCCCACCGGACAGGGGGCGGGACTGGCGGACGGGCTTGCGCAACGCATGCGCGTGGTCTGGCGGCACGGCGTGCAGTCGGGACTGCTGACGGCGGAGGAATTCGTTTATGTCACGGCGGAGGCCGCGGCCCGGGCCTTCAACATCTACCCGCGCAAGGGGGCGATCATGCCCGGCGCGGATGCGGATCTCGTCCTGTGGGATCCCGATGCGGTGGAAACCAGCCCGGCGGATGCGGGCGGCCTGTACGCGGGCGTTACGCTGGGGGGGCGGGCCGTGCAGGTCCTGCGCGGCGGCGTAACGGTGTGGAAAGACGGTGCGCTGTGCGCGGCGGGGGGGCATGGGGCCTATGTGCCGCGCCCGGCTTTCCGCCCTGCGCTGTCGGCGCGCATGCGGCACGCGGCGCGGCTTTCGGAACGTGTGGGGCGTTAATAACGTACCATTCCGGTTCTGATTTTGACTTCCGTTCATCCAAGGTGACAATGTAGGATTGCGTCCCATATACAGGGACAACACGATGGAATGGCTGTTCCGGCTGTCTGCCTTGAGGGGGGTGAGGCAGTCCGTAGCCACGATAGAGGGAACAGATTTGACGGGGATCAGAAACGACATCCGTTTCTATGTCGGAAACGAATGCCATACGCTGGCGCATATCGCGCCAACACGCACGCTGCTGGACTGGCTGCGTGAGGAACGCGGCCTGACCGGCACCAAGGAAGGCTGTAACGAAGGTGATTGCGGCGCCTGCACGGTGCTGGTGGTCCGGCTGGAGGGTGAGCGGCTGGTCTGGCGCGCGGTCAACGCCTGCATCCAGTTCGTTTCCATGCTCGATGGCGCGCAGGTCCTGACGATCGAGGACATGCGCGCCCCCGATGGCACGCTGCACCCGGTGCAGCAGGCCATGGTTGACCAGCATGGTTCGCAATGCGGCTTCTGCACGCCGGGCTTTGTCATGTCCATGGTCGCGGGCCGCAAGGCGGATGGGCTGGCGCAGGACGAACGCCATATTGACGACATGCTGGCGGGCAACCTGTGCCGCTGCACGGGGTACGCGCCGATCGTGCGCGCCATGCGGCAGGCCATGCAGGCCGGCCCCGACCATTTCGACGCCATGGCGCACGACATGGCCGAACGCCTGCGCCAGTTGCGTGACGGGGCCAGCGTGGAGATCAGCGGGCCCGCGGGCCGCCTGACAATCCCGGCCACGTCGGATGCGCTGGCCAGCACCCTCATGACGCATCCCGATGCCCGCATCGTGGCGGGGGCCACGGATGTCGGGCTGTGGGTGACCAAGGGATTGCGCGACCTGCCGCATCTCGTCCCGATCGGCCAGATCGCGGATCTGCGCCGCATCACGCGGGGCGCGGACGCACTGTATATCGGCGCGGCCGTGACATGGCAGGAAGCCCGGGCCGCATTGCGCGACATCCTGCCCCAGCCCGATGAGGAAGTGATCCGCCGCATCGGCTCGGTGCAGGTGCGCAACGCCGGAACCGTGTGTGGCAATATCGCCAACGGATCCCCCATTGGCGATGGGCCACCGCTGCTGATCGCGGCGGATGCGCGGCTGCACCTGCGCCGTGGCGACGTGCGGCGCACCATCGCGCTGGAAGATTTCTTTGTCGATTATGGCAGGCAGGACCGTGCGCCCGGTGAGTTCGTGGAAGGTATCAGCATTCCGCTGCCCGGGCCCGCGACCGTTATCCGTGCGTGGAAAATCTCCAAGCGGTTCGACCAGGATATTTCCGCCGTCCTGGGGGCGTTCTCGCTCACCCTCACGCCCGATGGCACCATTACCCGCGCGCGGGTGGCCTTTGGCGGCAT carries:
- the xdhA gene encoding xanthine dehydrogenase small subunit, giving the protein MTGIRNDIRFYVGNECHTLAHIAPTRTLLDWLREERGLTGTKEGCNEGDCGACTVLVVRLEGERLVWRAVNACIQFVSMLDGAQVLTIEDMRAPDGTLHPVQQAMVDQHGSQCGFCTPGFVMSMVAGRKADGLAQDERHIDDMLAGNLCRCTGYAPIVRAMRQAMQAGPDHFDAMAHDMAERLRQLRDGASVEISGPAGRLTIPATSDALASTLMTHPDARIVAGATDVGLWVTKGLRDLPHLVPIGQIADLRRITRGADALYIGAAVTWQEARAALRDILPQPDEEVIRRIGSVQVRNAGTVCGNIANGSPIGDGPPLLIAADARLHLRRGDVRRTIALEDFFVDYGRQDRAPGEFVEGISIPLPGPATVIRAWKISKRFDQDISAVLGAFSLTLTPDGTITRARVAFGGMAATPRRAPRTEAALEGHEWNAATLEAARQAIMEDFAPITDMRASDWYRRTIAANLLTRLYADCGPEGARAPISVHAACTAAGEHAHG